One genomic window of Solanum dulcamara chromosome 12, daSolDulc1.2, whole genome shotgun sequence includes the following:
- the LOC129877543 gene encoding probable ribosome biogenesis protein RLP24 codes for MRLEKCWFCSSTVYPGHGIQFVRNDAKIFRFCRSKCHKNFKMKRNPRKVKWTKAYRRLHGKDMTQDSTFEFERKRNRPERYDRNVTENTLKAIKKIDKIRVDREERHITKRMKGKKAKEQREATKELEQSIHMVKAPSVLDKEPSLTLPTKVKVSQKQSEETRMEE; via the exons ATGAGATTGGAAAAATGTTGGTTTTGTTCCTCAACTGTATATCCAGGCCATGGTATTCAATTTGTTCGAAACGACGCAAAG ATCTTTCGGTTCTGTAGGTCTAAGTGCCATAAGAACTTTAAGATGAAGAGGAATCCTCGTAAAGTTAAATGGACTAAAGCATATAGACGGCTGCATGGAAAGGACATGACTCAG GACTCAACATTTGAATTCGAGAGGAAGCGTAATAGGCCAGAGAGATATGACAGGAATGTAACTGAGAACACTTTGAAGGCCATCaagaaaattgataaaatcAGAGTCGACAGGGAGGAGAGACATATTACAAAGAG GATGAAAGGAAAGAAAGCCAAGGAGCAGAGAGAAGCAACAAAGGAGCTCGAGCAGAGCATTCACATGGTCAAAGCTCCTTCTGTGCTCGACAAAGAGCCATCACTTACACTGCCTACCAAGGTCAAGGTTTCGCAAAAGCAGTCAGAGGAAACTCGCATGGAGGAGTGA